The following proteins come from a genomic window of Athalia rosae chromosome 1, iyAthRosa1.1, whole genome shotgun sequence:
- the LOC105685086 gene encoding KAT8 regulatory NSL complex subunit 1 isoform X3: MGVSAVHEESRRRWEPLDVEAAAVASSVAVMAPALTEGGPQKPENLLTPLPSSGFLSPSQASQVCQNRQVLAKFVVSANVQPSKIDEQCLRGISKELIRDVINSRYANGLDTLSAFSNKPNLISRKDLEAEIEHKSELPVVLDSLNQKVTDIIMNDPSMGDQQDNMGFLKSNIDAPLAAPENMSNDKTLDVEQMMNLSAVMPSENEQCSSSSVGDIGQNVEEILQVIKSMEGAENVESIPGGSHEPAPSGADSVEMFPIPEGFSPFERDLLNDVDVMSLCNENMNIDAVEQQKCNSLRAQQDAVAQKQFESERRCAFLLRRLRKLQARIVGRHAAEENTGVLESAHHGVKKYFFQELANISSKSSGRNFPEISSSLNSFLQKLEKTSVAQSNGVNRQRVYCRYFGGGSRDNLGPPPSSTTNRHPVFCTPQVKIPKNEVENVVGPLASHLRTIESKLDSDCTASSSGGESCDEMQTFNNPHQQRLPISKRAAWRYAQDRAGVASRWTWLQAQISDLEYRIRQHNDLQRHIRATKGMVKLENNETVNGYSGILPGSTGRCTAPEIEPTASRTKPFMWSHYRKRKLLQVDRLHEVSKRAAKASTVRCDCDHVLPACALCTGRQDPTQPQEPFEQLSIQQRVALIDPGFHSVLSFSDEILHSSHLEAIMKSVEWQQKMLRGNMRTPRIKDKDHIERRNKKLPEHRAKYTARLKKSSSSILTARIKRKMLKGKRNRLTIERSLHGITRKKVTKLPPAEDNDDIGPHSGSSKHSSPVPSPLQHTVTVEKNPPKEKSSNAHGRLRQNSYDIDNIVIPYSVAAATRLEKLQYKEILTPKWRLCEDPTKIEVKNGIMHRPSQESDVEDVTDETIALRHERSEREENKRFMTYVNMPPQARLRHTRRADSRADSGANTPDPMSPQPSEFGGDVVSPITSPPATPLNPQDSDNQQQFSEVHRSSALQNSFRRRTISASRPSRDEIGGVLPEDDNEIMLTQVIPYEPRTFPLTEDTYDKMIEVMPDGHWQASSASLCSRDEEKGEEEAEVDTPESDSTESAYCDVEGEDPNDPEWTVADDRDTEKERIRPTAKR, translated from the exons ATGGGAGTAAGCGCAGTCCACGAGGAGAGCAGGCGCAGGTGGGAGCCTCTGGATGTGGAGGCTGCAGCAGTGGCATCGTCAGTGGCAGTGATGGCCCCTGCTCTGACAGAAGGTGGTCCTCAAAAGCCTGAGAATTTGCTTACTCCTCTACCAAGCAGTGGATTCCTATCTCCTTCGCAGGCCTCGCAAGTCTGTCAGAACCGTCAAGTGCTAGCCAAGTTTGTAGTGTCTGCCAATGTTCAACCCTCCAAAATTGATGAGCAGTGCCTGAGAGGGATTTCTAAGGAACTGATTCGTGATGTTATCAATTCGAGATACGCCAACGGCCTGGATACATTGTCTGCATTTTCAAATAAACCTAACTTGATCAGTCGAAAAGACTTAGAAGCAGAAATTGAACACAAAAGCGAATTACCGGTTGTCTTGGACAGCCTGAATCAAAAGGTCACTGACATTATAATGAACGACCCATCTATGGGTGATCAACAGGATAATATGGGTTTCTTAAAGTCAAATATAGACGCGCCTCTAGCGGCCCCAGAAAATATGAGCAACGACAAAACCCTTGACGTTGAGCAAATGATGAACTTGAGTGCAGTTATGCCAAGTGAAAATGAACAATGTAGCTCGAGTAGTGTTGGTGATATAGGACAAAATGTAGAGGAGATTTTGCAAGTGATCAAATCTATGGAAGGAGCTGAAAATGTTGAGAGTATACCTGGAGGAAGTCATGAGCCTGCACCAAGTGGCGCAGATAGTGTCGAAATGTTTCCAATCCCCGAAGGATTTTCTCCATTTGAGAGAGATCTGCTTAACGACGTTGACGTCATGAGCCTttgtaatgaaaatatgaacatTGACGCAGTTGAACAACAGAAGTGTAATAGTCTCCGAGCCCAACAAGATGCTGTAGCtcaaaaacaatttgaaagtGAGAGGAGATGCGCATTTTTGTTGCGTAGACTTAGGAAGCTTCAAGCTAGAATTGTTGGTCGGCATGCAGCAGAAGAAAACACAGGAGTTCTGGAATCAGCGCATCATGGagtgaagaaatattttttccaagagTTAGCTAACATTAGTTCAAAGTCCTCAGGTAGAAACTTTCCCGAGATTAGTAGTAGCCTTAATTCATTTTTGCAAAAACTTGAAAAGACTTCCGTTGCCCAAAGTAATGGGGTCAATCGACAGCGTGTTTATTGTCGATATTTCGGTGGGGGATCACGTGATAATTTAGGCCCTCCGCCTAGCAGTACCACTAATCGACATCCGGTGTTTTGTACACCCCAAGTAAAAATTCCTAAAAATGAGGTTGAAAATGTTGTCGGACCATTGGCCAGCCATTTGCGTACCATTGAATCCAAACTAGACTCCGACTGTACTGCTTCTAGTAGCGGTGGAGAAAGCTGTGACGAGATGCAGACTTTTAATAATCCTCATCAGCAGCGACTACCCAT ATCGAAAAGAGCAGCTTGGCGATATGCTCAGGATCGCGCTGGTGTGGcatcaagatggacttggctTCAGGCACAAATATCGGATCTGGAATATAGAATTCGACAACATAATGACCTACAGCGTCATATCAGAGCAACCAAAGGCATGGttaaacttgaaaataatgaaaccgTGAATGGTTACAGCGGCATTTTGCCAGGATCCACAGGACGGTGCACCGCACCAGAAATTGAACCTACCGCGAGTAGAACAAAACCGTTCATGTGGAGTCATTACAGAAAACGAAAGTTACTACAAGTTGATAGATTACATGAAGTTTCGAAAAGAGCGGCAAAGGCTTCAACTGTAAGATGTGATTGTGATCATGTTTTACCAGCATGTGCATTGTGTACAGGCCGACAGGATCCAACACAACCTCAAGAACCATTCGAACAGCTGTCTATTCAACAACGAGTCGCGCTTATTGACCCTGGTTTTCATTcagttttatcattttctgaTG aaattttacaTAGTAGTCACCTAGAGGCTATAATGAAATCTGTGGAATGGCAACAGAAAATGTTGAGAGGTAATATGCGGACGCCTCGAATCAAGGATAAAGATCATATTGAGAGGCGAAACAAGAAGCTGCCTGAGCACAGGGCCAAATATACTGCTCGtcttaaaaaatcatcatctaGTATCCTCACTGCAA gaataaagagaaagatgttgaagggaaaaagaaataggcTCACCATAGAGAGAAGTCTACATggtataacgagaaaaaaggtaaCCAAATTACCACCAGCTGAAGACAACGATGATATTGGCCCTCATTCAGGCTCCAGTAAACATTCTTCTCCAGTGCCTTCGCCTTTACAGCACACTGTtactgtggaaaaaaatcctcCCAAAGAGAAATCCTCTAATGCCCATGG GCGACTACGGCAGAATTCATACGACATTGATAACATTGTGATACCATACAGTGTAGCAGCGGCAACTAGGTTGGAGAAGTTGCAGTACAAGGAAATACTCACACCAAA GTGGAGGCTGTGTGAAGATCCCACAAAGATTGAAGTGAAAAATGGTATCATGCATAGGCCTAGTCAAGAAAGTGAT GTTGAAGATGTGACAGATGAAACGATCGCCCTCAGGCACGAGCGAAGTgaacgagaagaaaacaaacgaTTTATGACGTATGTAAACATGCCTCCACAGGCTCGCTTACGTCATACGCGTCGTGCTGATAGTCGAGCGGATAGTGGAGCAAATACGCCAg atCCTATGTCGCCTCAACCAAGTGAATTTGGTGGTGACGTAGTATCACCGATAACATCGCCTCCTGCCACACCTTTAAATCCACAGGACAGTGACAACCAACAACAATTCTCGGAAGTGCATCGTTCTTCCGCATTGCAAAACTCATTCCGCCGTCGTACTATCTCTGCTTCAAGACCCAGCCGAGATGAAATTGGTGGCGTTTTACCCGAAGATGACAATGAG ATTATGTTGACACAGGTCATACCATATGAGCCTCGGACATTCCCTCTAACAGAAGACACATATGATAAAATGATCGAAGTTATGCCAGATGGCCACTGGCAAGCATCGTCGGCATCATTGTGCTCAAGAGATGAAGAGAAAGGGGAAGAG GAAGCAGAAGTGGATACTCCGGAATCTGATTCAACCGAATCAGCATATTGCGACGTAGAGGGTGAGGATCCAAATGATCCCGAATGGACAGTAGCTGACGATAGAGACactgaaaaagagagaattcgCCCTACGGCCAAAAGATAG
- the LOC105685086 gene encoding KAT8 regulatory NSL complex subunit 1 isoform X4, translating into MGVSAVHEESRRRWEPLDVEAAAVASSVAVMAPALTEGGPQKPENLLTPLPSSGFLSPSQASQVCQNRQVLAKFVVSANVQPSKIDEQCLRGISKELIRDVINSRYANGLDTLSAFSNKPNLISRKDLEAEIEHKSELPVVLDSLNQKVTDIIMNDPSMGDQQDNMGFLKSNIDAPLAAPENMSNDKTLDVEQMMNLSAVMPSENEQCSSSSVGDIGQNVEEILQVIKSMEGAENVESIPGGSHEPAPSGADSVEMFPIPEGFSPFERDLLNDVDVMSLCNENMNIDAVEQQKCNSLRAQQDAVAQKQFESERRCAFLLRRLRKLQARIVGRHAAEENTGVLESAHHGVKKYFFQELANISSKSSGRNFPEISSSLNSFLQKLEKTSVAQSNGVNRQRVYCRYFGGGSRDNLGPPPSSTTNRHPVFCTPQVKIPKNEVENVVGPLASHLRTIESKLDSDCTASSSGGESCDEMQTFNNPHQQRLPISKRAAWRYAQDRAGVASRWTWLQAQISDLEYRIRQHNDLQRHIRATKGMVKLENNETVNGYSGILPGSTGRCTAPEIEPTASRTKPFMWSHYRKRKLLQVDRLHEVSKRAAKASTVRCDCDHVLPACALCTGRQDPTQPQEPFEQLSIQQRVALIDPGFHSVLSFSDEILHSSHLEAIMKSVEWQQKMLRGNMRTPRIKDKDHIERRNKKLPEHRAKYTARLKKSSSSILTARIKRKMLKGKRNRLTIERSLHGITRKKVTKLPPAEDNDDIGPHSGSSKHSSPVPSPLQHTVTVEKNPPKEKSSNAHGRLRQNSYDIDNIVIPYSVAAATRLEKLQYKEILTPKWRLCEDPTKIEVKNGIMHRPSQESDVEDVTDETIALRHERSEREENKRFMTYVNMPPQARLRHTRRADSRADSGANTPDPMSPQPSEFGGDVVSPITSPPATPLNPQDSDNQQQFSEVHRSSALQNSFRRRTISASRPSRDEIGGVLPEDDNEVIPYEPRTFPLTEDTYDKMIEVMPDGHWQASSASLCSRDEEKGEEEAEVDTPESDSTESAYCDVEGEDPNDPEWTVADDRDTEKERIRPTAKR; encoded by the exons ATGGGAGTAAGCGCAGTCCACGAGGAGAGCAGGCGCAGGTGGGAGCCTCTGGATGTGGAGGCTGCAGCAGTGGCATCGTCAGTGGCAGTGATGGCCCCTGCTCTGACAGAAGGTGGTCCTCAAAAGCCTGAGAATTTGCTTACTCCTCTACCAAGCAGTGGATTCCTATCTCCTTCGCAGGCCTCGCAAGTCTGTCAGAACCGTCAAGTGCTAGCCAAGTTTGTAGTGTCTGCCAATGTTCAACCCTCCAAAATTGATGAGCAGTGCCTGAGAGGGATTTCTAAGGAACTGATTCGTGATGTTATCAATTCGAGATACGCCAACGGCCTGGATACATTGTCTGCATTTTCAAATAAACCTAACTTGATCAGTCGAAAAGACTTAGAAGCAGAAATTGAACACAAAAGCGAATTACCGGTTGTCTTGGACAGCCTGAATCAAAAGGTCACTGACATTATAATGAACGACCCATCTATGGGTGATCAACAGGATAATATGGGTTTCTTAAAGTCAAATATAGACGCGCCTCTAGCGGCCCCAGAAAATATGAGCAACGACAAAACCCTTGACGTTGAGCAAATGATGAACTTGAGTGCAGTTATGCCAAGTGAAAATGAACAATGTAGCTCGAGTAGTGTTGGTGATATAGGACAAAATGTAGAGGAGATTTTGCAAGTGATCAAATCTATGGAAGGAGCTGAAAATGTTGAGAGTATACCTGGAGGAAGTCATGAGCCTGCACCAAGTGGCGCAGATAGTGTCGAAATGTTTCCAATCCCCGAAGGATTTTCTCCATTTGAGAGAGATCTGCTTAACGACGTTGACGTCATGAGCCTttgtaatgaaaatatgaacatTGACGCAGTTGAACAACAGAAGTGTAATAGTCTCCGAGCCCAACAAGATGCTGTAGCtcaaaaacaatttgaaagtGAGAGGAGATGCGCATTTTTGTTGCGTAGACTTAGGAAGCTTCAAGCTAGAATTGTTGGTCGGCATGCAGCAGAAGAAAACACAGGAGTTCTGGAATCAGCGCATCATGGagtgaagaaatattttttccaagagTTAGCTAACATTAGTTCAAAGTCCTCAGGTAGAAACTTTCCCGAGATTAGTAGTAGCCTTAATTCATTTTTGCAAAAACTTGAAAAGACTTCCGTTGCCCAAAGTAATGGGGTCAATCGACAGCGTGTTTATTGTCGATATTTCGGTGGGGGATCACGTGATAATTTAGGCCCTCCGCCTAGCAGTACCACTAATCGACATCCGGTGTTTTGTACACCCCAAGTAAAAATTCCTAAAAATGAGGTTGAAAATGTTGTCGGACCATTGGCCAGCCATTTGCGTACCATTGAATCCAAACTAGACTCCGACTGTACTGCTTCTAGTAGCGGTGGAGAAAGCTGTGACGAGATGCAGACTTTTAATAATCCTCATCAGCAGCGACTACCCAT ATCGAAAAGAGCAGCTTGGCGATATGCTCAGGATCGCGCTGGTGTGGcatcaagatggacttggctTCAGGCACAAATATCGGATCTGGAATATAGAATTCGACAACATAATGACCTACAGCGTCATATCAGAGCAACCAAAGGCATGGttaaacttgaaaataatgaaaccgTGAATGGTTACAGCGGCATTTTGCCAGGATCCACAGGACGGTGCACCGCACCAGAAATTGAACCTACCGCGAGTAGAACAAAACCGTTCATGTGGAGTCATTACAGAAAACGAAAGTTACTACAAGTTGATAGATTACATGAAGTTTCGAAAAGAGCGGCAAAGGCTTCAACTGTAAGATGTGATTGTGATCATGTTTTACCAGCATGTGCATTGTGTACAGGCCGACAGGATCCAACACAACCTCAAGAACCATTCGAACAGCTGTCTATTCAACAACGAGTCGCGCTTATTGACCCTGGTTTTCATTcagttttatcattttctgaTG aaattttacaTAGTAGTCACCTAGAGGCTATAATGAAATCTGTGGAATGGCAACAGAAAATGTTGAGAGGTAATATGCGGACGCCTCGAATCAAGGATAAAGATCATATTGAGAGGCGAAACAAGAAGCTGCCTGAGCACAGGGCCAAATATACTGCTCGtcttaaaaaatcatcatctaGTATCCTCACTGCAA gaataaagagaaagatgttgaagggaaaaagaaataggcTCACCATAGAGAGAAGTCTACATggtataacgagaaaaaaggtaaCCAAATTACCACCAGCTGAAGACAACGATGATATTGGCCCTCATTCAGGCTCCAGTAAACATTCTTCTCCAGTGCCTTCGCCTTTACAGCACACTGTtactgtggaaaaaaatcctcCCAAAGAGAAATCCTCTAATGCCCATGG GCGACTACGGCAGAATTCATACGACATTGATAACATTGTGATACCATACAGTGTAGCAGCGGCAACTAGGTTGGAGAAGTTGCAGTACAAGGAAATACTCACACCAAA GTGGAGGCTGTGTGAAGATCCCACAAAGATTGAAGTGAAAAATGGTATCATGCATAGGCCTAGTCAAGAAAGTGAT GTTGAAGATGTGACAGATGAAACGATCGCCCTCAGGCACGAGCGAAGTgaacgagaagaaaacaaacgaTTTATGACGTATGTAAACATGCCTCCACAGGCTCGCTTACGTCATACGCGTCGTGCTGATAGTCGAGCGGATAGTGGAGCAAATACGCCAg atCCTATGTCGCCTCAACCAAGTGAATTTGGTGGTGACGTAGTATCACCGATAACATCGCCTCCTGCCACACCTTTAAATCCACAGGACAGTGACAACCAACAACAATTCTCGGAAGTGCATCGTTCTTCCGCATTGCAAAACTCATTCCGCCGTCGTACTATCTCTGCTTCAAGACCCAGCCGAGATGAAATTGGTGGCGTTTTACCCGAAGATGACAATGAG GTCATACCATATGAGCCTCGGACATTCCCTCTAACAGAAGACACATATGATAAAATGATCGAAGTTATGCCAGATGGCCACTGGCAAGCATCGTCGGCATCATTGTGCTCAAGAGATGAAGAGAAAGGGGAAGAG GAAGCAGAAGTGGATACTCCGGAATCTGATTCAACCGAATCAGCATATTGCGACGTAGAGGGTGAGGATCCAAATGATCCCGAATGGACAGTAGCTGACGATAGAGACactgaaaaagagagaattcgCCCTACGGCCAAAAGATAG
- the LOC105685086 gene encoding KAT8 regulatory NSL complex subunit 1 isoform X1, which yields MGVSAVHEESRRRWEPLDVEAAAVASSVAVMAPALTEGGPQKPENLLTPLPSSGFLSPSQASQVCQNRQVLAKFVVSANVQPSKIDEQCLRGISKELIRDVINSRYANGLDTLSAFSNKPNLISRKDLEAEIEHKSELPVVLDSLNQKVTDIIMNDPSMGDQQDNMGFLKSNIDAPLAAPENMSNDKTLDVEQMMNLSAVMPSENEQCSSSSVGDIGQNVEEILQVIKSMEGAENVESIPGGSHEPAPSGADSVEMFPIPEGFSPFERDLLNDVDVMSLCNENMNIDAVEQQKCNSLRAQQDAVAQKQFESERRCAFLLRRLRKLQARIVGRHAAEENTGVLESAHHGVKKYFFQELANISSKSSGRNFPEISSSLNSFLQKLEKTSVAQSNGVNRQRVYCRYFGGGSRDNLGPPPSSTTNRHPVFCTPQVKIPKNEVENVVGPLASHLRTIESKLDSDCTASSSGGESCDEMQTFNNPHQQRLPISKRAAWRYAQDRAGVASRWTWLQAQISDLEYRIRQHNDLQRHIRATKGMVKLENNETVNGYSGILPGSTGRCTAPEIEPTASRTKPFMWSHYRKRKLLQVDRLHEVSKRAAKASTVRCDCDHVLPACALCTGRQDPTQPQEPFEQLSIQQRVALIDPGFHSVLSFSDEILHSSHLEAIMKSVEWQQKMLRGNMRTPRIKDKDHIERRNKKLPEHRAKYTARLKKSSSSILTARIKRKMLKGKRNRLTIERSLHGITRKKVTKLPPAEDNDDIGPHSGSSKHSSPVPSPLQHTVTVEKNPPKEKSSNAHGRLRQNSYDIDNIVIPYSVAAATRLEKLQYKEILTPKWRLCEDPTKIEVKNGIMHRPSQESDVEDVTDETIALRHERSEREENKRFMTYVNMPPQARLRHTRRADSRADSGANTPDPMSPQPSEFGGDVVSPITSPPATPLNPQDSDNQQQFSEVHRSSALQNSFRRRTISASRPSRDEIGGVLPEDDNEIMLTQVIPYEPRTFPLTEDTYDKMIEVMPDGHWQASSASLCSRDEEKGEEDPIAPKCIVSLQSQEAEVDTPESDSTESAYCDVEGEDPNDPEWTVADDRDTEKERIRPTAKR from the exons ATGGGAGTAAGCGCAGTCCACGAGGAGAGCAGGCGCAGGTGGGAGCCTCTGGATGTGGAGGCTGCAGCAGTGGCATCGTCAGTGGCAGTGATGGCCCCTGCTCTGACAGAAGGTGGTCCTCAAAAGCCTGAGAATTTGCTTACTCCTCTACCAAGCAGTGGATTCCTATCTCCTTCGCAGGCCTCGCAAGTCTGTCAGAACCGTCAAGTGCTAGCCAAGTTTGTAGTGTCTGCCAATGTTCAACCCTCCAAAATTGATGAGCAGTGCCTGAGAGGGATTTCTAAGGAACTGATTCGTGATGTTATCAATTCGAGATACGCCAACGGCCTGGATACATTGTCTGCATTTTCAAATAAACCTAACTTGATCAGTCGAAAAGACTTAGAAGCAGAAATTGAACACAAAAGCGAATTACCGGTTGTCTTGGACAGCCTGAATCAAAAGGTCACTGACATTATAATGAACGACCCATCTATGGGTGATCAACAGGATAATATGGGTTTCTTAAAGTCAAATATAGACGCGCCTCTAGCGGCCCCAGAAAATATGAGCAACGACAAAACCCTTGACGTTGAGCAAATGATGAACTTGAGTGCAGTTATGCCAAGTGAAAATGAACAATGTAGCTCGAGTAGTGTTGGTGATATAGGACAAAATGTAGAGGAGATTTTGCAAGTGATCAAATCTATGGAAGGAGCTGAAAATGTTGAGAGTATACCTGGAGGAAGTCATGAGCCTGCACCAAGTGGCGCAGATAGTGTCGAAATGTTTCCAATCCCCGAAGGATTTTCTCCATTTGAGAGAGATCTGCTTAACGACGTTGACGTCATGAGCCTttgtaatgaaaatatgaacatTGACGCAGTTGAACAACAGAAGTGTAATAGTCTCCGAGCCCAACAAGATGCTGTAGCtcaaaaacaatttgaaagtGAGAGGAGATGCGCATTTTTGTTGCGTAGACTTAGGAAGCTTCAAGCTAGAATTGTTGGTCGGCATGCAGCAGAAGAAAACACAGGAGTTCTGGAATCAGCGCATCATGGagtgaagaaatattttttccaagagTTAGCTAACATTAGTTCAAAGTCCTCAGGTAGAAACTTTCCCGAGATTAGTAGTAGCCTTAATTCATTTTTGCAAAAACTTGAAAAGACTTCCGTTGCCCAAAGTAATGGGGTCAATCGACAGCGTGTTTATTGTCGATATTTCGGTGGGGGATCACGTGATAATTTAGGCCCTCCGCCTAGCAGTACCACTAATCGACATCCGGTGTTTTGTACACCCCAAGTAAAAATTCCTAAAAATGAGGTTGAAAATGTTGTCGGACCATTGGCCAGCCATTTGCGTACCATTGAATCCAAACTAGACTCCGACTGTACTGCTTCTAGTAGCGGTGGAGAAAGCTGTGACGAGATGCAGACTTTTAATAATCCTCATCAGCAGCGACTACCCAT ATCGAAAAGAGCAGCTTGGCGATATGCTCAGGATCGCGCTGGTGTGGcatcaagatggacttggctTCAGGCACAAATATCGGATCTGGAATATAGAATTCGACAACATAATGACCTACAGCGTCATATCAGAGCAACCAAAGGCATGGttaaacttgaaaataatgaaaccgTGAATGGTTACAGCGGCATTTTGCCAGGATCCACAGGACGGTGCACCGCACCAGAAATTGAACCTACCGCGAGTAGAACAAAACCGTTCATGTGGAGTCATTACAGAAAACGAAAGTTACTACAAGTTGATAGATTACATGAAGTTTCGAAAAGAGCGGCAAAGGCTTCAACTGTAAGATGTGATTGTGATCATGTTTTACCAGCATGTGCATTGTGTACAGGCCGACAGGATCCAACACAACCTCAAGAACCATTCGAACAGCTGTCTATTCAACAACGAGTCGCGCTTATTGACCCTGGTTTTCATTcagttttatcattttctgaTG aaattttacaTAGTAGTCACCTAGAGGCTATAATGAAATCTGTGGAATGGCAACAGAAAATGTTGAGAGGTAATATGCGGACGCCTCGAATCAAGGATAAAGATCATATTGAGAGGCGAAACAAGAAGCTGCCTGAGCACAGGGCCAAATATACTGCTCGtcttaaaaaatcatcatctaGTATCCTCACTGCAA gaataaagagaaagatgttgaagggaaaaagaaataggcTCACCATAGAGAGAAGTCTACATggtataacgagaaaaaaggtaaCCAAATTACCACCAGCTGAAGACAACGATGATATTGGCCCTCATTCAGGCTCCAGTAAACATTCTTCTCCAGTGCCTTCGCCTTTACAGCACACTGTtactgtggaaaaaaatcctcCCAAAGAGAAATCCTCTAATGCCCATGG GCGACTACGGCAGAATTCATACGACATTGATAACATTGTGATACCATACAGTGTAGCAGCGGCAACTAGGTTGGAGAAGTTGCAGTACAAGGAAATACTCACACCAAA GTGGAGGCTGTGTGAAGATCCCACAAAGATTGAAGTGAAAAATGGTATCATGCATAGGCCTAGTCAAGAAAGTGAT GTTGAAGATGTGACAGATGAAACGATCGCCCTCAGGCACGAGCGAAGTgaacgagaagaaaacaaacgaTTTATGACGTATGTAAACATGCCTCCACAGGCTCGCTTACGTCATACGCGTCGTGCTGATAGTCGAGCGGATAGTGGAGCAAATACGCCAg atCCTATGTCGCCTCAACCAAGTGAATTTGGTGGTGACGTAGTATCACCGATAACATCGCCTCCTGCCACACCTTTAAATCCACAGGACAGTGACAACCAACAACAATTCTCGGAAGTGCATCGTTCTTCCGCATTGCAAAACTCATTCCGCCGTCGTACTATCTCTGCTTCAAGACCCAGCCGAGATGAAATTGGTGGCGTTTTACCCGAAGATGACAATGAG ATTATGTTGACACAGGTCATACCATATGAGCCTCGGACATTCCCTCTAACAGAAGACACATATGATAAAATGATCGAAGTTATGCCAGATGGCCACTGGCAAGCATCGTCGGCATCATTGTGCTCAAGAGATGAAGAGAAAGGGGAAGAG GATCCCATTGCACCAAAGTGTATTGTTTCGTTACAATCGCAGGAAGCAGAAGTGGATACTCCGGAATCTGATTCAACCGAATCAGCATATTGCGACGTAGAGGGTGAGGATCCAAATGATCCCGAATGGACAGTAGCTGACGATAGAGACactgaaaaagagagaattcgCCCTACGGCCAAAAGATAG